The following proteins come from a genomic window of Meleagris gallopavo isolate NT-WF06-2002-E0010 breed Aviagen turkey brand Nicholas breeding stock chromosome Z, Turkey_5.1, whole genome shotgun sequence:
- the LOC100547348 gene encoding probable global transcription activator SNF2L2: MTKNFSICRLILVFTVLLLLNRAELYRASGKFELLDRILPKLRATNHRVLLFCQMTSLMTIMEDYFAFRNFLYLRLDGTTKSEDRAALLKKFNEPGSQYFIFLLSTRAGGLGLNLQAADTVIIFDSDWNPHQDLQAQDRAHRIGQQNEVRVLRLCTVNSVEEKILAAAKYKLNVDQKVIQAGMFDQKSSSHERRAFLQAILEHEEENEEEDEVPDDETLNQMIARREEEFDLFMVGMI, translated from the exons ATGACTAAAAATTTTTCTATTTGTAGGCTTATTCTAGTATTTACTGTGCTTCTTCTCTTAAACAGAGCTGAACTTTATCGGGCCTCAGGGAAGTTTGAGCTACTAGATCGCATCCTACCAAAGTTACGAGCTACAAACCATCGTGTGCTTCTTTTCTGTCAAATGACATCACTCATGACCATTATGGAAGACTATTTTGCCTTTCGAAACTTCCTCTACTTGCGTCTTGATG GCACAACAAAATCAGAAGATAGAGCTGCTCTCTTGAAGAAGTTCAACGAGCCTGGGTCACAATACTTTATCTTCTTGCTGAGTACAAGGGCTGGAGGGCTAGGCTTGAATCTCCAGGCTGCTGATACTGTTATAATCTTTGATAGTGACTGGAATCCTCACCAG GACTTGCAGGCACAAGATAGAGCTCACCGAATTGGTCAGCAGAATGAAGTTCGAGTTTTGCGACTCTGCACTGTGAACAGTGTGGAAGAGAAGATTCTTGCTGCTGCCAAGTATAAGTTGAATGTAGATCAAAAAGTTATTCAGGCCGGAATGTTTGATCAGAAGTCTTCAAGTCATGAAAGAAGGGCTTTTCTACAGGCTATACTGGAgcatgaggaagaaaatgag GAGGAAGATGAAGTTCCTGATGATGAGACTCTGAATCAGATGATAGCCCGACGCGAGGAGGAATTTGATCTCTTTATGGTGGGCATGATATGA